In Neodiprion pinetum isolate iyNeoPine1 chromosome 6, iyNeoPine1.2, whole genome shotgun sequence, one genomic interval encodes:
- the LOC124221642 gene encoding zinc finger MYM-type protein 1-like, with protein sequence MADARIALEKMFNTVNVLARQGLALRGRDNDENSNIIQLLKMRAEDVPQLEAWLKRTSYKWLHHDSVNEILEIMAEDLIQKLVRKIKSVTYFALIADETADITRVEQVSISIRIVLDDLSIEEIFMGFYATSNTRAETLFKIMKDVLLRFNLNIATLRGQCYDSASNVSGRLTGLQSRNREEEPRALYVHCSAHTTNLVAQDVMEAVKSTRNFIRVIKELINFIRDSPRRVAEFEVLQTEDSPTLSQFCPTRWCMRIKSLKSMRSNFGAVLSFLEQSKDDLRIDSAASTKASGVLKHFESFDFFFHLTVIISVLERIEILDTELQKSDLCYNHSHKKQSYEFLLIVVAKEKHNLFDAVCAQEQDLLLNLTEVEDFFQ encoded by the exons atgGCTGATGCACGAATAGCTCTTGAAAAGATGTTTAACACTGTCAACGTCTTAGCCAGACAAGGGTTGGCATTGCGAGGAAGGGATAACGATGAAAATTCTAATATCATCCAACTATTGAAAATGAGAGCCGAAGATGTTCCGCAGCTTGAAGCATGGTTGAAACGGACGAGTTATAAATGGCTGCACCATGATTCTGTCAACGAAATCTTAGAGATAATGGCTGAAGATTTAATTCAGAAACTcgtaaggaaaataaaatcggtTACCTATTTTGCGCTCATAGCAGATGAGACAGCTGACATTACTAGAGTGGAGCAGGTATCCATTTCCATCAGGATTGTCTTGGATGATTTATCAATTGAAGAGATCTTCATGGGCTTCTACGCAACGAGTAATACGAGAGCAGAGACACTATTCAAAATTATGAAGGATGTTTTACTTCGCTTCAATTTAAATATTGCCACTCTACGAGGCCAATGCTACGACAGTGCATCCAACGTCAGTGGAAGATTGACTGGGCTACAGTCTCGAAACCGCGAAGAAGAACCTCGGGCACTTTACGTGCATTGTTCGGCGCATACAACGAACCTTGTTGCTCAAGACGTCATGGAAGCCGTTAAATCGACTAGAAATTTCATCAGAGTAATCAAGGAgttgatcaattttattcgGGATTCTCCTAGAAGAGTGGCAGAGTTCGAAGTTCTCCAAACAGAAGACTCACCTACATTGTCGCAATTTTGTCCTACGAG GTGGTGCATGCGGATCAAATCTTTAAAAAGTATGAGGTCTAACTTTGGAGCCGTTCTATCATTTTTGGAGCAATCAAAAGATGATCTCAGAATAGACAGTGCTGCATCAACGAAAGCTTCAGGAGTTCTAAAGCACTTTGAAagttttgatttcttcttccATCTGACCGTCATCATCAGCGTGTtggaaagaatagaaattctTGACACCGAGCTGCAGAAGAGTGACCTCTGTTACAACCACTCACACAAAAAG CAAAgctatgaatttcttctaatcGTTGTTGCAAAAGAGAAGCATAATCTGTTCGATGCTGTTTGTGCACAAGAACAGGACCTTcttctaaatctgacggaagtcgaagatttcttccagtaa